One segment of Lytechinus variegatus isolate NC3 chromosome 13, Lvar_3.0, whole genome shotgun sequence DNA contains the following:
- the LOC121426325 gene encoding oxidoreductase NAD-binding domain-containing protein 1-like isoform X1 — protein sequence MILSTTFRCMQSAAPLHNFTIGTFSGLCSVAVRTMSDHMDKTAQSFREPGISEAEVVSIDQASETVKVLKLKVDDPSFTFKAGQWVDFFVEGLDIFTGYSMYSGPTQLKEDSTIDLAVKFSDYPPTVWVHNQCAVGSKVKVRTGGDKLVFDPKPGDPSWNVLLIGGGIGINPLISLMHHAADLHDQKKANPQGYTPGKMELLFSASTKNELIFKDTIDELISKHSPDIAARFYVTKDSDVDSPISNRRIDASDIKSSVERLRDGPLRCFVCGPPTMIADMEGLLSNEGIPASDIFCEKWW from the exons ATGATACTAAGTACAACCTTTCGATGTATGCAGTCAGCTGCTCCTTTGCATAACTTCACAATCGGGACATTTTCTGGTCTTTG TTCAGTTGCTGTGAGAACAATGAGTGACCATATGGACAAAACTGCCCAAAGCTTCAGAGAACCG GGCATAAGTGAAGCAGAAGTAGTGTCCATTGATCAGGCATCAGAGACGGTCAAAGTACTAAAACTTAAGGTCGATGACCCCTCGTTCACGTTCAAGGCCGGCCAATG GGTTGACTTTTTCGTAGAGGGGTTAGATATCTTCACTGGGTATTCCATGTACTCTGGTCCTACTCAGCTCAAAGAAGATTCCACAATAGACTTGGCTGTTAAATTCAGTGACTACCCTCCCACTGTATGGGTGCATAATCAG TGTGCTGtcgggtcaaaggtcaaagtgAGAACAGGAGGGGACAAGCTGGTCTTTGACCCCAAACCTGGTGACCCATCCTGGAATGTTCTACTAATCGGAGGGGGGATCGGTATCAATCCCCTCATTTCATTGATGCACCATGCAGCAGATCTCCATGATCAGAAGAAAGCTAATCCTCAGGGATACACCCCTGGAAAAATGGAACTGCTCTTCAGTGCTTCAACCAAGAATGAACTTATATTCAAG GACACCATTGATGAGTTGATCTCAAAGCATTCCCCAGATATTGCTGCTAGGTTTTATGTGACCAAAGACTCGGACGTCGATTCACCAATATCAA ATCGTAGGATAGATGCGAGTGACATCAAGTCATCTGTGGAGAGATTAAGAGACGGTCCTCTAAGATGCTTTGTATGCGGTCCTCCTACCATGATAGCGGATATGGAAGGGTTGCTTAGCAATGAGGGTATCCCTGCATCAGATATTTTTTGTGAGAAGTGGTGGTAA
- the LOC121426325 gene encoding oxidoreductase NAD-binding domain-containing protein 1-like isoform X3 — protein sequence MSDHMDKTAQSFREPGISEAEVVSIDQASETVKVLKLKVDDPSFTFKAGQWVDMFIPGVPTVGGFSMSSSPKPLRENKHVGLAVKFSTHPPAYWVHKQCAVGSKVKVRTGGDKLVFDPKPGDPSWNVLLIGGGIGINPLISLMHHAADLHDQKKANPQGYTPGKMELLFSASTKNELIFKDTIDELISKHSPDIAARFYVTKDSDVDSPISNRRIDASDIKSSVERLRDGPLRCFVCGPPTMIADMEGLLSNEGIPASDIFCEKWW from the exons ATGAGTGACCATATGGACAAAACTGCCCAAAGCTTCAGAGAACCG GGCATAAGTGAAGCAGAAGTAGTGTCCATTGATCAGGCATCAGAGACGGTCAAAGTACTAAAACTTAAGGTCGATGACCCCTCGTTCACGTTCAAGGCCGGCCAATG GGTTGATATGTTCATCCCAGGGGTACCAACAGTGGGTGGGTTTTCTATGAGTTCGTCACCAAAGCCCttgcgtgaaaacaagcatgtGGGACTAGCAGTGAAATTCAGCACACACCCCCCTGCATATTGGGTCCACAAACAG TGTGCTGtcgggtcaaaggtcaaagtgAGAACAGGAGGGGACAAGCTGGTCTTTGACCCCAAACCTGGTGACCCATCCTGGAATGTTCTACTAATCGGAGGGGGGATCGGTATCAATCCCCTCATTTCATTGATGCACCATGCAGCAGATCTCCATGATCAGAAGAAAGCTAATCCTCAGGGATACACCCCTGGAAAAATGGAACTGCTCTTCAGTGCTTCAACCAAGAATGAACTTATATTCAAG GACACCATTGATGAGTTGATCTCAAAGCATTCCCCAGATATTGCTGCTAGGTTTTATGTGACCAAAGACTCGGACGTCGATTCACCAATATCAA ATCGTAGGATAGATGCGAGTGACATCAAGTCATCTGTGGAGAGATTAAGAGACGGTCCTCTAAGATGCTTTGTATGCGGTCCTCCTACCATGATAGCGGATATGGAAGGGTTGCTTAGCAATGAGGGTATCCCTGCATCAGATATTTTTTGTGAGAAGTGGTGGTAA
- the LOC121426325 gene encoding oxidoreductase NAD-binding domain-containing protein 1-like isoform X2 translates to MILSTTFRCMQSAAPLHNFTIGTFSGLCSVAVRTMSDHMDKTAQSFREPGISEAEVVSIDQASETVKVLKLKVDDPSFTFKAGQWVDMFIPGVPTVGGFSMSSSPKPLRENKHVGLAVKFSTHPPAYWVHKQCAVGSKVKVRTGGDKLVFDPKPGDPSWNVLLIGGGIGINPLISLMHHAADLHDQKKANPQGYTPGKMELLFSASTKNELIFKDTIDELISKHSPDIAARFYVTKDSDVDSPISNRRIDASDIKSSVERLRDGPLRCFVCGPPTMIADMEGLLSNEGIPASDIFCEKWW, encoded by the exons ATGATACTAAGTACAACCTTTCGATGTATGCAGTCAGCTGCTCCTTTGCATAACTTCACAATCGGGACATTTTCTGGTCTTTG TTCAGTTGCTGTGAGAACAATGAGTGACCATATGGACAAAACTGCCCAAAGCTTCAGAGAACCG GGCATAAGTGAAGCAGAAGTAGTGTCCATTGATCAGGCATCAGAGACGGTCAAAGTACTAAAACTTAAGGTCGATGACCCCTCGTTCACGTTCAAGGCCGGCCAATG GGTTGATATGTTCATCCCAGGGGTACCAACAGTGGGTGGGTTTTCTATGAGTTCGTCACCAAAGCCCttgcgtgaaaacaagcatgtGGGACTAGCAGTGAAATTCAGCACACACCCCCCTGCATATTGGGTCCACAAACAG TGTGCTGtcgggtcaaaggtcaaagtgAGAACAGGAGGGGACAAGCTGGTCTTTGACCCCAAACCTGGTGACCCATCCTGGAATGTTCTACTAATCGGAGGGGGGATCGGTATCAATCCCCTCATTTCATTGATGCACCATGCAGCAGATCTCCATGATCAGAAGAAAGCTAATCCTCAGGGATACACCCCTGGAAAAATGGAACTGCTCTTCAGTGCTTCAACCAAGAATGAACTTATATTCAAG GACACCATTGATGAGTTGATCTCAAAGCATTCCCCAGATATTGCTGCTAGGTTTTATGTGACCAAAGACTCGGACGTCGATTCACCAATATCAA ATCGTAGGATAGATGCGAGTGACATCAAGTCATCTGTGGAGAGATTAAGAGACGGTCCTCTAAGATGCTTTGTATGCGGTCCTCCTACCATGATAGCGGATATGGAAGGGTTGCTTAGCAATGAGGGTATCCCTGCATCAGATATTTTTTGTGAGAAGTGGTGGTAA